Proteins encoded within one genomic window of Calypte anna isolate BGI_N300 chromosome 25, bCalAnn1_v1.p, whole genome shotgun sequence:
- the NR1I3 gene encoding nuclear receptor subfamily 1 group I member 3 isoform X4, which yields MSISSPSGPSVNRGEDVEPGEEKVCAVCGDRATGYHFHVMTCEGCKGFFRRSIIKGVHFTCPFTRSCLITKAKRRQCQACRLQKCLNVGMRKDMILSEEALRQRRALRGQRRMAREQPGGLSAEQQELISLLIAAHQRTFDSSFSQFSHYWPAVRLCLPSPRPQSPPEPGVPPPAWPPSPQPDCLDEDVLPDVFSMLPHFADLSTFMIQQVINFAKEIPAFRSLPIDDQISLLKGSTLEICQIQFNTVFNMETNAWECGQHCYTIHDGALAGFQQIYLEPLLKFHISLKKLQLHEAEYVLLQAMLLFSPDHAGITQRKFIDEFQEKVALTLKSYIDHRHPMPEGRFLYAKLLLLLTELQTLKVENTRQILHIQDLSIMTPLLSEIIS from the exons ATGTCCATCTCGAGCCCCTCAGGGCCCTCAGTCAACAGAGGGGAGGACGTGGAGCCTGGGGAGGAAAAAGTCTGTGCTGTGTGTGGGGACCGTGCCACCGGGTACCACTTCCACGTCATGACCTGCGAGGGCTGCAAGGGCTTCTTCAG gcGCTCCATCATCAAAGGTGTCCACTTCACCTGCCCCTTCACCCGCAGCTGCCTCATCACCAAGGCCAAGCGGAGGCAGTGCCAGGCCTGCCGCCTCCAGAAGTGCCTCAACGTGGGCATGAGGAAGGACA TGATCCTGTCGGAGGAGGCCCTGCGGCAGCGGCGGGCACTGCGGGGGCAGCGGCGGATGGCACGGGAGCAGCCGGGGGGGCTATCGGCCGAGCAGCAGGAGCTCATCAGCCTCCTCATCGCCGCCCACCAGCGCACCTTCGACTCCAGCTTCTCCCAGTTCTCTCACTACTGG cccgcCGTGCggctctgcctccccagcccccGCCCACAGAGCCCACCCGAGCCAGGGGTCCCTCCTCCTGCGTGGCCACCGTCCCCACAGCCTGACTGCCTGGATGAGGATGTGCTGCCCGATGTCTTTTCCATGCTGCCCCACTTCGCCGACCTCAGCACGTTCATGATCCAGCAAGTCATCAACTTTGCCAAGGAGATCCCAGCTTTCAg GAGCCTGCCCATTGATGACCAGATCTCACTGCTGAAAGGATCCACTCTGGAGATCTGCCAGATCCAGTTCAACACCGTCTTCAACATGGAGACCAACGCCTGGGAGTGTGGGCAGCACTGCTACACCATCCACGATGGAGCACTGG ctggtTTCCAGCAGATCTACCTGGAGCCACTGCTCAAGTTCCACATCAGCCTCAAGAAGCTGCAGCTGCACGAGGCTGAGTACGTCCTGCTCCAGGCCATGCTGCTCTTCTCACCAG ACCACGCTGGCATCACTCAACGCAAATTTATCGACGAGTTCCAGGAGAAGGTGGCCCTGACCCTCAAGAGCTACATCGACCACCGGCACCCCATGCCCGAGGGGCG gtTTCTCTatgccaagctgctgctgctgctgacgGAGCTGCAGACGCTGAAGGTGGAGAACACGCGGCAGATCCTCCACATCCAGGACCTCTCGATCATGACCCCGCTGCTCTCCGAGATCATCAGTTAG
- the PCP4L1 gene encoding Purkinje cell protein 4-like protein 1 has translation MSERSPHESPSAAEAPGGQEEGEDPSWRWRGVPCGVPRHRYHPCPPSGSPFCPAAASSPALPASKAADPKKVVEEEIDIDLSAPETEKAALAIQGKFRRFQKRKKESGP, from the exons ATGAGCGAG CGCAGCCCCCATGAGTCCCCATCTGCGGCGGAGGCCCCcggtgggcaggaggaaggtgAGGACCCCTCCTGGCGCTGGCGGGGTGTACCCTGCGGGGTCCCCCGGCACCGCTATCATCCCTGCCCCCCCTCGGGATCCCCGTTCTGCCCCGCTGCTGCTTCATCCCCAGCGCTGCCCGCAT CCAAAGCCGCAGACCCCAAGaaggtggtggaggaggagatTGACATCGACCTGAGCGCTCCCGAGACGGAAAAAGCCGCGCTCGCCATTCAAGGCAAATTTCGCCGCTTCCAGAAGCGAAAGAAGGAGTCGGGGCCCTGA
- the NR1I3 gene encoding nuclear receptor subfamily 1 group I member 3 isoform X3 produces the protein MSISSPSGPSVNRGEDVEPGEEKVCAVCGDRATGYHFHVMTCEGCKGFFRRSIIKGVHFTCPFTRSCLITKAKRRQCQACRLQKCLNVGMRKDMILSEEALRQRRALRGQRRMAREQPGGLSAEQQELISLLIAAHQRTFDSSFSQFSHYWPAVRLCLPSPRPQSPPEPGVPPPAWPPSPQPDCLDEDVLPDVFSMLPHFADLSTFMIQQVINFAKEIPAFSRSLPIDDQISLLKGSTLEICQIQFNTVFNMETNAWECGQHCYTIHDGALAGFQQIYLEPLLKFHISLKKLQLHEAEYVLLQAMLLFSPDHAGITQRKFIDEFQEKVALTLKSYIDHRHPMPEGRFLYAKLLLLLTELQTLKVENTRQILHIQDLSIMTPLLSEIIS, from the exons ATGTCCATCTCGAGCCCCTCAGGGCCCTCAGTCAACAGAGGGGAGGACGTGGAGCCTGGGGAGGAAAAAGTCTGTGCTGTGTGTGGGGACCGTGCCACCGGGTACCACTTCCACGTCATGACCTGCGAGGGCTGCAAGGGCTTCTTCAG gcGCTCCATCATCAAAGGTGTCCACTTCACCTGCCCCTTCACCCGCAGCTGCCTCATCACCAAGGCCAAGCGGAGGCAGTGCCAGGCCTGCCGCCTCCAGAAGTGCCTCAACGTGGGCATGAGGAAGGACA TGATCCTGTCGGAGGAGGCCCTGCGGCAGCGGCGGGCACTGCGGGGGCAGCGGCGGATGGCACGGGAGCAGCCGGGGGGGCTATCGGCCGAGCAGCAGGAGCTCATCAGCCTCCTCATCGCCGCCCACCAGCGCACCTTCGACTCCAGCTTCTCCCAGTTCTCTCACTACTGG cccgcCGTGCggctctgcctccccagcccccGCCCACAGAGCCCACCCGAGCCAGGGGTCCCTCCTCCTGCGTGGCCACCGTCCCCACAGCCTGACTGCCTGGATGAGGATGTGCTGCCCGATGTCTTTTCCATGCTGCCCCACTTCGCCGACCTCAGCACGTTCATGATCCAGCAAGTCATCAACTTTGCCAAGGAGATCCCAGCTTTCAg CAGGAGCCTGCCCATTGATGACCAGATCTCACTGCTGAAAGGATCCACTCTGGAGATCTGCCAGATCCAGTTCAACACCGTCTTCAACATGGAGACCAACGCCTGGGAGTGTGGGCAGCACTGCTACACCATCCACGATGGAGCACTGG ctggtTTCCAGCAGATCTACCTGGAGCCACTGCTCAAGTTCCACATCAGCCTCAAGAAGCTGCAGCTGCACGAGGCTGAGTACGTCCTGCTCCAGGCCATGCTGCTCTTCTCACCAG ACCACGCTGGCATCACTCAACGCAAATTTATCGACGAGTTCCAGGAGAAGGTGGCCCTGACCCTCAAGAGCTACATCGACCACCGGCACCCCATGCCCGAGGGGCG gtTTCTCTatgccaagctgctgctgctgctgacgGAGCTGCAGACGCTGAAGGTGGAGAACACGCGGCAGATCCTCCACATCCAGGACCTCTCGATCATGACCCCGCTGCTCTCCGAGATCATCAGTTAG
- the TOMM40L gene encoding mitochondrial import receptor subunit TOM40B isoform X4 gives MRRGGYGAGGCHSPSPPAQPMCGERCPHLGWRRRPRADAEGEGASGGGRARGRDGGARRGRGDRAAVGSVRAMGNALGTAAPRGPRRGEPLGSPGSFDELHRQCKEVFPQQMEGVKLIVNKTLSSHFQVTHMVHMSTLGPSNYHFNATFVGDRQLSPTEVFPTLVGDMDNSGSLNAQVLQLVAERIRTKAVFQTHQAKFVTWQFDGEYRGDDCTATLTLGNPDLLGESGERSVPLHPRLAPAAARLGSEVGGDAECGVWRSPRQLLPPSQRAGAGRSGAGGQHTAAGHHLCLWLPAQPATSQHGLQRAPGQ, from the exons ATGCGGAGAGGGGGATACGGGGCTGGGGGGTGTCACAGCCCGTCCCCTCCCGCTCAGCCAATGTGCGGTGAGCGCTGCCCGCACCTGGGATGGCGGCGGCGGCCTCGGGCGGATGCGGAGGGCGAAGGCGCTTCCGGGGGTGGCCGTGCCCGTGGCCGCGATGGCGGCGCCCGAAGGGGCCGGGGGGACCGGGCGGCCGTAGGGTCGGTCCGGGCCATGGGCAACGCGTTGGGCACCGCCGCACCCCGCGGCCCGCGCCGGGGGGAACCTCTGGGCAGCCCCGGCAGCTTCGATGAACTGCACCGGCAGTGCAAAG AGGTTTTCCCGCAGCAGATGGAAGGGGTGAAGCTGATCGTCAACAAGACCCTGAGCAGCCACTTCCAG GTGACACACATGGTTCACATGAGCACCCTCGGCCCCTCCAACTACCACTTCAATGCCACCTTCGTGGGGGACCggcagctcagccccactgAG gtCTTTCCCACGCTGGTTGGGGACATGGACAACAGTGGCAGCCTCAATGCCCAAGTGCTGCAGCTCGTGGCCGAGCGCATCCGCACCAAAGCCGTCTTCCAG ACACACCAGGCCAAGTTTGTGACGTGGCAGTTTGATGGCGAGTACCGTGGGGACGACTGCACAGCCACCCTCACGCTGGGCAACCCCGACCTTCTTGGCGAGTCTGGTGAGAGGAGTGTCCCCCTACACCCCCGCCTCGCCCCAGCggctgccaggctggg CTCAGAAGTGGGTGGCGACGCTGAATGTGGGGTATGGCGGAGCCCACGCCAGCTACTACCACCGAGCCAACGAGCAG GTGCAGGTCGGAGTGGAGCTGGAGGCCAACACACGGCTGCAGGACACCACCTTTGCCTTTGGCTACCAGCTCAACCTGCCACAAGCCAACATGGTCTTCAGAG ggcTCCTGGACAGTAA
- the NR1I3 gene encoding nuclear receptor subfamily 1 group I member 3 isoform X1 produces MSISSPSGPSVNRGEDVEPGEEKVCAVCGDRATGYHFHVMTCEGCKGFFRRSIIKGVHFTCPFTRSCLITKAKRRQCQACRLQKCLNVGMRKDTGVTGWVPVSPGAVILSEEALRQRRALRGQRRMAREQPGGLSAEQQELISLLIAAHQRTFDSSFSQFSHYWPAVRLCLPSPRPQSPPEPGVPPPAWPPSPQPDCLDEDVLPDVFSMLPHFADLSTFMIQQVINFAKEIPAFSRSLPIDDQISLLKGSTLEICQIQFNTVFNMETNAWECGQHCYTIHDGALAGFQQIYLEPLLKFHISLKKLQLHEAEYVLLQAMLLFSPDHAGITQRKFIDEFQEKVALTLKSYIDHRHPMPEGRFLYAKLLLLLTELQTLKVENTRQILHIQDLSIMTPLLSEIIS; encoded by the exons ATGTCCATCTCGAGCCCCTCAGGGCCCTCAGTCAACAGAGGGGAGGACGTGGAGCCTGGGGAGGAAAAAGTCTGTGCTGTGTGTGGGGACCGTGCCACCGGGTACCACTTCCACGTCATGACCTGCGAGGGCTGCAAGGGCTTCTTCAG gcGCTCCATCATCAAAGGTGTCCACTTCACCTGCCCCTTCACCCGCAGCTGCCTCATCACCAAGGCCAAGCGGAGGCAGTGCCAGGCCTGCCGCCTCCAGAAGTGCCTCAACGTGGGCATGAGGAAGGACA CCGGTGTCACCGGTTGGGTGCCGGTGTCCCCGGGGGCAGTGATCCTGTCGGAGGAGGCCCTGCGGCAGCGGCGGGCACTGCGGGGGCAGCGGCGGATGGCACGGGAGCAGCCGGGGGGGCTATCGGCCGAGCAGCAGGAGCTCATCAGCCTCCTCATCGCCGCCCACCAGCGCACCTTCGACTCCAGCTTCTCCCAGTTCTCTCACTACTGG cccgcCGTGCggctctgcctccccagcccccGCCCACAGAGCCCACCCGAGCCAGGGGTCCCTCCTCCTGCGTGGCCACCGTCCCCACAGCCTGACTGCCTGGATGAGGATGTGCTGCCCGATGTCTTTTCCATGCTGCCCCACTTCGCCGACCTCAGCACGTTCATGATCCAGCAAGTCATCAACTTTGCCAAGGAGATCCCAGCTTTCAg CAGGAGCCTGCCCATTGATGACCAGATCTCACTGCTGAAAGGATCCACTCTGGAGATCTGCCAGATCCAGTTCAACACCGTCTTCAACATGGAGACCAACGCCTGGGAGTGTGGGCAGCACTGCTACACCATCCACGATGGAGCACTGG ctggtTTCCAGCAGATCTACCTGGAGCCACTGCTCAAGTTCCACATCAGCCTCAAGAAGCTGCAGCTGCACGAGGCTGAGTACGTCCTGCTCCAGGCCATGCTGCTCTTCTCACCAG ACCACGCTGGCATCACTCAACGCAAATTTATCGACGAGTTCCAGGAGAAGGTGGCCCTGACCCTCAAGAGCTACATCGACCACCGGCACCCCATGCCCGAGGGGCG gtTTCTCTatgccaagctgctgctgctgctgacgGAGCTGCAGACGCTGAAGGTGGAGAACACGCGGCAGATCCTCCACATCCAGGACCTCTCGATCATGACCCCGCTGCTCTCCGAGATCATCAGTTAG
- the TOMM40L gene encoding mitochondrial import receptor subunit TOM40B isoform X2, whose protein sequence is MRRGGYGAGGCHSPSPPAQPMCGERCPHLGWRRRPRADAEGEGASGGGRARGRDGGARRGRGDRAAVGSVRAMGNALGTAAPRGPRRGEPLGSPGSFDELHRQCKEVFPQQMEGVKLIVNKTLSSHFQVTHMVHMSTLGPSNYHFNATFVGDRQLSPTETHQAKFVTWQFDGEYRGDDCTATLTLGNPDLLGESVILVAHFLQSVTPRLVLGGEMVYHRRPGEEGAILTLAGKYTAQKWVATLNVGYGGAHASYYHRANEQVQVGVELEANTRLQDTTFAFGYQLNLPQANMVFRGLLDSNWSVGGVLEKKLPPLPVTLALGAFLNHWKNRFHCGFSVIVG, encoded by the exons ATGCGGAGAGGGGGATACGGGGCTGGGGGGTGTCACAGCCCGTCCCCTCCCGCTCAGCCAATGTGCGGTGAGCGCTGCCCGCACCTGGGATGGCGGCGGCGGCCTCGGGCGGATGCGGAGGGCGAAGGCGCTTCCGGGGGTGGCCGTGCCCGTGGCCGCGATGGCGGCGCCCGAAGGGGCCGGGGGGACCGGGCGGCCGTAGGGTCGGTCCGGGCCATGGGCAACGCGTTGGGCACCGCCGCACCCCGCGGCCCGCGCCGGGGGGAACCTCTGGGCAGCCCCGGCAGCTTCGATGAACTGCACCGGCAGTGCAAAG AGGTTTTCCCGCAGCAGATGGAAGGGGTGAAGCTGATCGTCAACAAGACCCTGAGCAGCCACTTCCAG GTGACACACATGGTTCACATGAGCACCCTCGGCCCCTCCAACTACCACTTCAATGCCACCTTCGTGGGGGACCggcagctcagccccactgAG ACACACCAGGCCAAGTTTGTGACGTGGCAGTTTGATGGCGAGTACCGTGGGGACGACTGCACAGCCACCCTCACGCTGGGCAACCCCGACCTTCTTGGCGAGTCTG TGATCCTGGTGGCCCATTTCCTCCAGAGCGTCACCCCCCGTCTGGTTCTGGGTGGGGAGATGGTTTATCACCGGCGGCCAGGGGAGGAGGGAGCCATTCTCACACTCGCTGGCAAATACACGG CTCAGAAGTGGGTGGCGACGCTGAATGTGGGGTATGGCGGAGCCCACGCCAGCTACTACCACCGAGCCAACGAGCAG GTGCAGGTCGGAGTGGAGCTGGAGGCCAACACACGGCTGCAGGACACCACCTTTGCCTTTGGCTACCAGCTCAACCTGCCACAAGCCAACATGGTCTTCAGAG ggcTCCTGGACAGTAACTGGAGCGTCGGGGGGGTGCTGGAGAAGAAGCTGCCCCCCCTGCCTGTCACCCTGGCTCTGGGCGCCTTCCTCAACCACTGGAAGAACCGTTTCCACTGCGGCTTCAGTGTCATCGTGGGCTga
- the MPZ gene encoding LOW QUALITY PROTEIN: myelin protein P0 (The sequence of the model RefSeq protein was modified relative to this genomic sequence to represent the inferred CDS: substituted 1 base at 1 genomic stop codon), with protein MSQGAGGSSSLLLLLLTGLISVLGPSPASSIHVYTQREVYGTVGSHVTLSCSFWSSEWVSEDISITWNFQAEGSRDSTSIFHYAKGQPYIDDVGTFKERIEWVGNPRRKDGSIVIHNLDYNDNGTFTCDVKNPPDIVGKSSQVTLYVFEKVPTRYGVVLGSIIGGALLLVALVVALGYLLRYCWLRRQVALQRRLSAMEKGKLQRSAKDASKRSRQAPVLYAMLDHSRSTKASSEKKAKGVPGDSRKDKKXRLESREGTEGAGTGASRPPKVIMTIEMELRGDAEEAAHPPPTSRSPSRGSLKSALMHIIKPNAGT; from the exons ATGTCGCAGGGTGCcgggggcagcagcagcctcctcctcctcctcctcactgggCTCATCTCGGTGCTGG GGCCATCCCCAGCCTCCTCCATCCACGTGTACACGCAGCGGGAGGTGTACGGCACCGTTGGCTCCCACGTCACCCTCTCCTGCAGCTTCTGGTCCAGCGAGTGGGTCTCCGAGGACATCTCCATCACCTGGAACTTCCAAGCAGAGGGCTCCCGTGACAGCACCTCG ATCTTCCACTACGCCAAGGGTCAGCCCTACATCGACGATGTGGGCACCTTCAAGGAGAGGATAGAGTGGGTGGGCAACCCCCGCCGCAAGGATGGCTCCATCGTCATCCACAACCTGGACTACAATGACAACGGGACCTTCACCTGCGACGTCAAGAACCCCCCTGACATCGTGGGAAAGTCCTCCCAGGTCACGCTCTACGTCTTTGAGAAAG TGCCCACCCGCTACGGCGTGGTGCTGGGCTCCATCATTGGTGGGGCTCTGCTCTTGGTGGCCCTGGTGGTGGCCCTTGGCTACCTCCTCCGCTACTGCTGGCTACGGCGGCAAGTGGCCCTGCAGCGACGACTGAG CGCCATGGAGAAGGGGAAGCTGCAGAGATCAGCCAAGGACGCCTCCAAACGCAGCCGTCAG gcaCCCGTGCTCTATGCCATGCTGGACCACAGCCGCAGCACCAAAGCCTCCAGTGAGAAGAAAGCCAAGGGAGTCCCGGGAGATTCCCGCAAGGATAAGAAATAGCGGTTAGAGAGCAGGGAAGGTACCGAGGGGGCGGGCACTGGGGCTTCCCGGCCCCCCAAAGTCATCATGACCATCGAGATGGAGCTGCGGGGGGACGCTGAGGAGGCTGCCCACCCCCCGCCCACCTCCCGCTCCCCCAGCAGGGGCAGCCTCAAGAGTGCCTTGATGCACATCATCAAACCCAACGCGGGGACCtga
- the TOMM40L gene encoding mitochondrial import receptor subunit TOM40B isoform X3, whose amino-acid sequence MRRGGYGAGGCHSPSPPAQPMCGERCPHLGWRRRPRADAEGEGASGGGRARGRDGGARRGRGDRAAVGSVRAMGNALGTAAPRGPRRGEPLGSPGSFDELHRQCKEVFPQQMEGVKLIVNKTLSSHFQVTHMVHMSTLGPSNYHFNATFVGDRQLSPTEVFPTLVGDMDNSGSLNAQVLQLVAERIRTKAVFQTHQAKFVTWQFDGEYRGDDCTATLTLGNPDLLGESAQKWVATLNVGYGGAHASYYHRANEQVQVGVELEANTRLQDTTFAFGYQLNLPQANMVFRGLLDSNWSVGGVLEKKLPPLPVTLALGAFLNHWKNRFHCGFSVIVG is encoded by the exons ATGCGGAGAGGGGGATACGGGGCTGGGGGGTGTCACAGCCCGTCCCCTCCCGCTCAGCCAATGTGCGGTGAGCGCTGCCCGCACCTGGGATGGCGGCGGCGGCCTCGGGCGGATGCGGAGGGCGAAGGCGCTTCCGGGGGTGGCCGTGCCCGTGGCCGCGATGGCGGCGCCCGAAGGGGCCGGGGGGACCGGGCGGCCGTAGGGTCGGTCCGGGCCATGGGCAACGCGTTGGGCACCGCCGCACCCCGCGGCCCGCGCCGGGGGGAACCTCTGGGCAGCCCCGGCAGCTTCGATGAACTGCACCGGCAGTGCAAAG AGGTTTTCCCGCAGCAGATGGAAGGGGTGAAGCTGATCGTCAACAAGACCCTGAGCAGCCACTTCCAG GTGACACACATGGTTCACATGAGCACCCTCGGCCCCTCCAACTACCACTTCAATGCCACCTTCGTGGGGGACCggcagctcagccccactgAG gtCTTTCCCACGCTGGTTGGGGACATGGACAACAGTGGCAGCCTCAATGCCCAAGTGCTGCAGCTCGTGGCCGAGCGCATCCGCACCAAAGCCGTCTTCCAG ACACACCAGGCCAAGTTTGTGACGTGGCAGTTTGATGGCGAGTACCGTGGGGACGACTGCACAGCCACCCTCACGCTGGGCAACCCCGACCTTCTTGGCGAGTCTG CTCAGAAGTGGGTGGCGACGCTGAATGTGGGGTATGGCGGAGCCCACGCCAGCTACTACCACCGAGCCAACGAGCAG GTGCAGGTCGGAGTGGAGCTGGAGGCCAACACACGGCTGCAGGACACCACCTTTGCCTTTGGCTACCAGCTCAACCTGCCACAAGCCAACATGGTCTTCAGAG ggcTCCTGGACAGTAACTGGAGCGTCGGGGGGGTGCTGGAGAAGAAGCTGCCCCCCCTGCCTGTCACCCTGGCTCTGGGCGCCTTCCTCAACCACTGGAAGAACCGTTTCCACTGCGGCTTCAGTGTCATCGTGGGCTga
- the NR1I3 gene encoding nuclear receptor subfamily 1 group I member 3 isoform X2 translates to MSISSPSGPSVNRGEDVEPGEEKVCAVCGDRATGYHFHVMTCEGCKGFFRRSIIKGVHFTCPFTRSCLITKAKRRQCQACRLQKCLNVGMRKDTGVTGWVPVSPGAVILSEEALRQRRALRGQRRMAREQPGGLSAEQQELISLLIAAHQRTFDSSFSQFSHYWPAVRLCLPSPRPQSPPEPGVPPPAWPPSPQPDCLDEDVLPDVFSMLPHFADLSTFMIQQVINFAKEIPAFRSLPIDDQISLLKGSTLEICQIQFNTVFNMETNAWECGQHCYTIHDGALAGFQQIYLEPLLKFHISLKKLQLHEAEYVLLQAMLLFSPDHAGITQRKFIDEFQEKVALTLKSYIDHRHPMPEGRFLYAKLLLLLTELQTLKVENTRQILHIQDLSIMTPLLSEIIS, encoded by the exons ATGTCCATCTCGAGCCCCTCAGGGCCCTCAGTCAACAGAGGGGAGGACGTGGAGCCTGGGGAGGAAAAAGTCTGTGCTGTGTGTGGGGACCGTGCCACCGGGTACCACTTCCACGTCATGACCTGCGAGGGCTGCAAGGGCTTCTTCAG gcGCTCCATCATCAAAGGTGTCCACTTCACCTGCCCCTTCACCCGCAGCTGCCTCATCACCAAGGCCAAGCGGAGGCAGTGCCAGGCCTGCCGCCTCCAGAAGTGCCTCAACGTGGGCATGAGGAAGGACA CCGGTGTCACCGGTTGGGTGCCGGTGTCCCCGGGGGCAGTGATCCTGTCGGAGGAGGCCCTGCGGCAGCGGCGGGCACTGCGGGGGCAGCGGCGGATGGCACGGGAGCAGCCGGGGGGGCTATCGGCCGAGCAGCAGGAGCTCATCAGCCTCCTCATCGCCGCCCACCAGCGCACCTTCGACTCCAGCTTCTCCCAGTTCTCTCACTACTGG cccgcCGTGCggctctgcctccccagcccccGCCCACAGAGCCCACCCGAGCCAGGGGTCCCTCCTCCTGCGTGGCCACCGTCCCCACAGCCTGACTGCCTGGATGAGGATGTGCTGCCCGATGTCTTTTCCATGCTGCCCCACTTCGCCGACCTCAGCACGTTCATGATCCAGCAAGTCATCAACTTTGCCAAGGAGATCCCAGCTTTCAg GAGCCTGCCCATTGATGACCAGATCTCACTGCTGAAAGGATCCACTCTGGAGATCTGCCAGATCCAGTTCAACACCGTCTTCAACATGGAGACCAACGCCTGGGAGTGTGGGCAGCACTGCTACACCATCCACGATGGAGCACTGG ctggtTTCCAGCAGATCTACCTGGAGCCACTGCTCAAGTTCCACATCAGCCTCAAGAAGCTGCAGCTGCACGAGGCTGAGTACGTCCTGCTCCAGGCCATGCTGCTCTTCTCACCAG ACCACGCTGGCATCACTCAACGCAAATTTATCGACGAGTTCCAGGAGAAGGTGGCCCTGACCCTCAAGAGCTACATCGACCACCGGCACCCCATGCCCGAGGGGCG gtTTCTCTatgccaagctgctgctgctgctgacgGAGCTGCAGACGCTGAAGGTGGAGAACACGCGGCAGATCCTCCACATCCAGGACCTCTCGATCATGACCCCGCTGCTCTCCGAGATCATCAGTTAG
- the TOMM40L gene encoding mitochondrial import receptor subunit TOM40B isoform X1, producing the protein MRRGGYGAGGCHSPSPPAQPMCGERCPHLGWRRRPRADAEGEGASGGGRARGRDGGARRGRGDRAAVGSVRAMGNALGTAAPRGPRRGEPLGSPGSFDELHRQCKEVFPQQMEGVKLIVNKTLSSHFQVTHMVHMSTLGPSNYHFNATFVGDRQLSPTEVFPTLVGDMDNSGSLNAQVLQLVAERIRTKAVFQTHQAKFVTWQFDGEYRGDDCTATLTLGNPDLLGESVILVAHFLQSVTPRLVLGGEMVYHRRPGEEGAILTLAGKYTAQKWVATLNVGYGGAHASYYHRANEQVQVGVELEANTRLQDTTFAFGYQLNLPQANMVFRGLLDSNWSVGGVLEKKLPPLPVTLALGAFLNHWKNRFHCGFSVIVG; encoded by the exons ATGCGGAGAGGGGGATACGGGGCTGGGGGGTGTCACAGCCCGTCCCCTCCCGCTCAGCCAATGTGCGGTGAGCGCTGCCCGCACCTGGGATGGCGGCGGCGGCCTCGGGCGGATGCGGAGGGCGAAGGCGCTTCCGGGGGTGGCCGTGCCCGTGGCCGCGATGGCGGCGCCCGAAGGGGCCGGGGGGACCGGGCGGCCGTAGGGTCGGTCCGGGCCATGGGCAACGCGTTGGGCACCGCCGCACCCCGCGGCCCGCGCCGGGGGGAACCTCTGGGCAGCCCCGGCAGCTTCGATGAACTGCACCGGCAGTGCAAAG AGGTTTTCCCGCAGCAGATGGAAGGGGTGAAGCTGATCGTCAACAAGACCCTGAGCAGCCACTTCCAG GTGACACACATGGTTCACATGAGCACCCTCGGCCCCTCCAACTACCACTTCAATGCCACCTTCGTGGGGGACCggcagctcagccccactgAG gtCTTTCCCACGCTGGTTGGGGACATGGACAACAGTGGCAGCCTCAATGCCCAAGTGCTGCAGCTCGTGGCCGAGCGCATCCGCACCAAAGCCGTCTTCCAG ACACACCAGGCCAAGTTTGTGACGTGGCAGTTTGATGGCGAGTACCGTGGGGACGACTGCACAGCCACCCTCACGCTGGGCAACCCCGACCTTCTTGGCGAGTCTG TGATCCTGGTGGCCCATTTCCTCCAGAGCGTCACCCCCCGTCTGGTTCTGGGTGGGGAGATGGTTTATCACCGGCGGCCAGGGGAGGAGGGAGCCATTCTCACACTCGCTGGCAAATACACGG CTCAGAAGTGGGTGGCGACGCTGAATGTGGGGTATGGCGGAGCCCACGCCAGCTACTACCACCGAGCCAACGAGCAG GTGCAGGTCGGAGTGGAGCTGGAGGCCAACACACGGCTGCAGGACACCACCTTTGCCTTTGGCTACCAGCTCAACCTGCCACAAGCCAACATGGTCTTCAGAG ggcTCCTGGACAGTAACTGGAGCGTCGGGGGGGTGCTGGAGAAGAAGCTGCCCCCCCTGCCTGTCACCCTGGCTCTGGGCGCCTTCCTCAACCACTGGAAGAACCGTTTCCACTGCGGCTTCAGTGTCATCGTGGGCTga